The Catharus ustulatus isolate bCatUst1 chromosome 15, bCatUst1.pri.v2, whole genome shotgun sequence genome has a window encoding:
- the SLC4A9 gene encoding anion exchange protein 4, with amino-acid sequence MRSHKPGAGATALRAANNCSQPRLECRNPGAPSQAFGCSIFPSSTVTAALRAGAALQREERGDITCPLLFIQLNQLLSTPAGLEWREMARWIKFEEKVEDGGERWSAPHVPALPLHSLFQLRTCLQKGTMLLDLDATSFKEIIDKALSEQPEEAELQPALRERLAALLLLQPQHQPTKSLLQLLTELGLSPCRGKAKGRSEPRTQVSKTPLKEQLRNRFKKKVPPGAEAAHVAVGEVEFLEKPFAAFIRLRRGVSLGSLAEVSLPSRFLFILLGPPKVKAYHEVGRAMATLLTDELFQRAAWQAEHREDLITGIEAFLDELIVLPPGKWDPSARIPPPSHLPSPRRRTAVDPLDQQPHGNGNMTAAGDRASPGHPRSGEELERTGRLFGGLLRDIRRKAPWYGSDFSDALHPQCLSAVLYIYLATVTNAITFGGMLGDATANMQGVLESFLGTAFAGFIFCLFSGQPLTILSSTGPVLVFERLLFSFSQDHSLDYLEFRLWIGLWVAFFGVVLVATEASHLVRYFTRFTEEGFCALISLIFIYDSLKKMLSLADAFPINWQYRLDNVTSYSCTCNLSSPGHSPAGNDTLLPSALATQQPPATPAGLSRTQCLDRGGHLLGTSCQYVPDVTLISFLLFGGTFLFCTALKRFRSSRYFPAGVRKAVSDFAVILAILASCAVDAVLGLETPKLLVPSELKPTNPARGWIIFPFGANPWWVCLVSAVPAVLVTILIFMDQQITAVILNRREYKLQKGAGFHLDLLCVSLLMVVTSVTGLPWYVSATVISLAHMESLRKESATSAPGEHPEFLGIREQRLTGLAVFILTGVSVFMAPVLKHIPMPVLYGVFLHMGVTALNSIQLMDRVRLLLMPAKHQPDRAYLRHVPLRRVHLFTIIQLLCLALLWVLKSTVAAIIFPVMLLALVGIRKGLERIFSPHDLSWLDGPLPGPGAVGKHPRERPEQGSGAEECELMQRPGPQINLSVN; translated from the exons ATGAGATCCCACAAGCCCGGGGCGGGTGCCACGGCTCTCCGGGCAGCAAACAACTGCTCACAGCCCAGACTGGAGTGCAGAAACCCTGGAGCTCCCTCACAGGCTTTCGGCTGCAGCATCTTCCCGTCCAGCACGGTCACAGCAGCCCTGCGAGCCGGTGCCGCCCTGCagcgggaggagcggggggacATCACCTGCCCGCTGCTCTTCATCCAGCTCAACCAGCTCCTCAGCACCCCGGCGGGGCTGGAGTGGAGGGAGATGGCCAG GTGGATAAAGTTTGAGGAGAAGGTGGAGGATGGTGGGGAGCGCTGGAGTGCACCccatgtcccagctctgcccctgcacagcctgttccagctgAGGACATGTCTGCAGAAGGGAACGATGCTCCTGGATCTGGATGCCACCAGTTTCAAGGAAATAATCG ACAAAGCACTTTCCGAGCAGCctgaggaagcagagctgcagcctgcactAAGGGAACGCCTGGcagccctcctgctcctccagccacagcaccagcccacaaaatccctgctgcagctcctgaccGAGCTTGGTCTCTCTCCCTGCCGAG GGAAAGCCAAAGGCAGGTCTGAGCCCAGAACCCAGGTCTCCAAAACACCTCTTAAGGAGCAG CTGAGAAACAGATTTAAGAAGAAGGTCCCACCGGGGGCTGAAGCAGCCCACGTTGCTGTCGGGGAAGTTGAATTCCTGGAAAAGCCCTTTGCTGCCTTCATTCGCCTCAGGCGTGGGGTGTCCCTTGGCTCACTGGCTGAGGTTTCTCTTCCAAGCAG GTTCCTCTTCATCCTGCTGGGCCCCCCCAAAGTGAAAGCCTACCACGAGGTTGGCAGGGCCATGGCCACACTGCTGACAGATGAG CTCTTCCAAAGGGCTGCCTGGCAGGCTGAGCACCGAGAGGACCTCATCACAGGGATAGAGGCGTTCCTGGATGAGCTGATTGTGCTTCCTCCTGGGAAATGGGACCCCAGTGCCCGAATTCCTCCACCAAGCCATCTGCCATCTCCACGCAGGAG GACTGCTGTGGACCCACTGGACCAGCAGCCACATGGTAATGGGAACAtgacagcagctggggacagagccagcccagggcacccacgctctggggaggagctggagaggacaGGCAG gCTTTTTGGGGGGCTGCTGCGAGACATCCGGAGGAAGGCACCGTGGTACGGCAGCGACTTCTCCGACGCCCTGCACCCCCAGTGCCTCTCAGCAGTGCTCTACATCTACCTGGCGACAGTCACCAATGCCATCACCTTTGGGGGCATGCTGGGGGATGCAACTGCCAACATGCAG GGGGTTCTGGAGAGTTTCCTGGGCACAGCCTTTGCTGGCTTCATCTTCTGCCTCTTTTCTGGCCAACCCCTGACCATCCTGAGCAGCACCGGCCCCGTGCTCGTCTTTGAGCGCCTCCTGTTCTCCTTCAGCCA GGACCACAGCCTGGACTATCTGGAGTTCCGCCTCTGGATCGGGCTCTGGGTGGCCTTTTTTGGCGTGGTGCTGGTGGCCACCGAGGCCAGTCACCTGGTGAGGTACTTCACCCGCTTCACAGAGGAAGGCTTCTGCGCACTCATCAGCCTGATATTCATCTACGACTCCCTGAAGAAGATGCTGAGCCTGGCAGATGCCTTCCCCATCAACTGGCAGTACCGGCTGGACAACGTCACCTCCTACAGCTGCACCTGCAACTTGTCCAGCCCCG gtcacagcccagcagggaatGACACGTTgctgccctcagccctggcCACCCAGCAG cctcctgccaccccagcagggctgagcaggaccCAGTGCCTGGATCGAGGTGGGCATCTCCTGGGGACCAGCTGCCAGTACGTGCCCGATGTCACCCTCATCTCCTTCCTGCTCTTTGGGGGCACCTTCCTCTTCTGCACCGCACTCAAGCGCTTCAGGAGCAGCCGCTACTTCCCTGCGGGA GTGCGGAAGGCGGTGAGCGACTTCGCTGTCATCCTGGCCATCCTCGCCTCCTGCGCTGTGGATGCTGTCCTGGGCCTGGAGACCCCCAAGCTCCTTGTCCCCAGCGAGCTGAAG CCCACAAACCCAGCACGGGGCTGGATCATTTTCCCCTTCGGAGCCAACCCATGGTGGGTTTGCCTGGTGTCTGCAGTGCCTGCTGTCCTTGTCACCATCCTCATTTTCATGGACCAGCAGATCACAGCTGTCATTCTTAACCGCAGGGAGTACAagctgcag AAAGGAGCAGGCTTCCACCTGGACCTCCTCTGTGTCTCCCTCCTGATGgttgtcacctctgtcaccgGCCTCCCCTGGTATGTCTCAGCCACTGTCATCTCCCTGGCACACATGGAGAGCCTGAGGAAGGAGAGTGCAACCTCAGCCCCTGGCGAGCACCCTGAGTTCCTGGGCATCAG ggagcagaggctgaCAGGCCTGGCTGTCTTCATCCTGACAGGAGTCTCTGTCTTCATGGCCCCTGTACTCAAG CACATCCCAATGCCAGTGCTGTATGGAGTGTTCCTGCACATGGGGGTGACAGCCCTGAACAGCATCCAG ctcatgGACCGTGTGAGGCTGCTCCTGATGCCAGCCAAGCACCAGCCAGACCGTGCTTACCTCCGCCACGTGCCCCTGCGCCGCGTGCACCTTTTCACCAtcatccagctgctctgcctggccctgctctgggtTCTCAAGTCCACTGTGGCCGCTATTATTTTCCCAGTGATG